One region of Planctomycetia bacterium genomic DNA includes:
- the cas7u gene encoding type I-U CRISPR-associated RAMP protein Csb1/Cas7u: MSIDFAALKSAPRILIEAALQPVQGKRFQPTGFPDLGPALYDAPDGNGGVIPTLLIESAQSMANRLEAVCWDEGNNTIAEALKGLPYVLVKLAGLGDGTDTTTSLQEFHRLNSPYIMSGTLGDKSFADVLKPQLGMSTVAGKPKKEKKGAAAESIAEVPSAEAEKEPDDVAGVVNLRKLAAVCFKYDPNSLIHGIFLEKIAGRLRHPRALSAFIEASGVGRADSGGVKFDRVLPKPSVAGVDAKGGYGNVPFHRTEFTAQSITAYFSIDLAQIRGYGLPDDATNLLIALSLWKVRQFLDSNMRLRTACELELVNGSSSIVVKRPDKFVFPESTAFGNSIATLIGKCQELFAKPIVTELTWSNSK; encoded by the coding sequence TTGTCGATTGATTTCGCGGCACTCAAGTCCGCACCACGCATCCTGATCGAAGCCGCCCTCCAACCCGTGCAGGGCAAGCGGTTCCAGCCGACCGGATTCCCCGACCTCGGCCCCGCGCTCTACGACGCGCCCGACGGCAACGGCGGGGTCATTCCCACGCTGCTGATCGAGTCCGCCCAGTCGATGGCCAACCGTCTTGAAGCCGTCTGCTGGGACGAAGGCAACAACACCATCGCCGAAGCGCTCAAGGGCCTGCCCTATGTGCTGGTCAAACTCGCGGGCCTCGGCGACGGCACGGATACTACGACCAGCCTGCAGGAGTTTCACAGGCTGAACTCGCCATACATCATGAGCGGCACCCTCGGCGACAAATCCTTCGCGGATGTTCTCAAGCCCCAACTCGGCATGAGCACCGTCGCAGGCAAGCCAAAGAAGGAGAAGAAGGGCGCTGCCGCCGAGTCGATTGCTGAAGTGCCAAGTGCAGAGGCCGAAAAGGAACCGGATGACGTCGCCGGCGTGGTCAACCTTCGCAAGCTTGCTGCTGTGTGTTTCAAGTACGATCCGAACTCGCTGATTCACGGCATCTTTCTCGAGAAGATCGCGGGCAGGTTGCGGCATCCTCGCGCCCTCTCAGCCTTCATTGAAGCCAGCGGCGTGGGCCGGGCTGATAGTGGCGGTGTGAAGTTCGACCGCGTGTTGCCCAAGCCGAGCGTCGCAGGCGTGGACGCAAAAGGCGGGTACGGCAACGTCCCCTTCCACCGAACCGAGTTCACCGCCCAATCCATCACCGCCTACTTCAGCATCGACCTCGCGCAAATCCGCGGCTACGGACTCCCGGACGACGCGACGAACCTGCTGATCGCACTTTCGCTCTGGAAGGTTCGGCAATTCCTCGACTCCAACATGCGGCTTCGCACGGCGTGCGAACTGGAACTTGTGAACGGTTCTTCCTCGATCGTCGTCAAGCGGCCCGACAAGTTCGTGTTCCCAGAATCGACTGCGTTCGGCAACTCGATCGCCACACTCATCGGGAAGTGCCAAGAACTGTTCGCAAAACCGATCGTCACCGAACTGACTTGGTCCAACAGCAAATAA